Proteins encoded by one window of Blautia faecicola:
- a CDS encoding polysaccharide biosynthesis protein, which produces MWEKTIRGLKNPKKRIRVSLLILYDILVIGISEYMALLIRFEFRPGMIKKVFLESMIQYTPVNIGCTLVIFALFSLYESLWRYASVTELLNLTLACIVSSMLQLVGMYMMGYHLPRSYYILYLLILLPLMMAGRFSYRLLRIFKQRVYTDRLEKPIITMVIEAGDAGTLIIKELQSSYHLSNKVVCIIDDNPQKKNTKLLGIPIVGGREEILNAVKHYKVQEIIVAIPTMHPKDKKELLECCKDSGCKLRILPGVYQLINEEVSIAKLREVEIEDLLGRDPVETNLESVLQYVQNKRVLITGGGGSIGSELCRQIAAHHPALLIVVDIYENSVYDIQQELKRDYPELNLVVLIGSVRNTHRINSIFEKYHPELVYHAAAHKHVPLMESSPNEAIKNNVFGTLNTAKAASENGCRRFILISTDKAVNPTNIMGASKRICEMIIQTLNMTSKTEFVAVRFGNVLGSNGSVIPLFRKQIEEGGPVTVTDKNIIRYFMTIPEAVSLVLQAGAYAKGGEIFVLDMGEPMRIDDLARNLIKLSGLKPDEDIKIEYTGLRPGEKLYEELLMAEEGLQKTAHEKIFIGKPLEFDREEFLKQLQELKKEAYQDGEHIRESVRAIVSTYRYQ; this is translated from the coding sequence ATGTGGGAAAAAACAATAAGAGGATTAAAAAATCCTAAAAAACGAATAAGGGTTTCACTGCTCATCTTATACGATATTCTGGTAATAGGGATATCCGAATATATGGCGCTTTTGATCCGGTTTGAATTTCGCCCGGGAATGATTAAAAAAGTATTTCTGGAATCGATGATTCAATATACACCGGTGAATATTGGGTGTACATTGGTAATATTTGCGTTGTTTAGTTTATACGAAAGTCTCTGGCGTTACGCCAGTGTGACAGAACTTTTAAATCTTACACTGGCATGTATTGTGTCGTCCATGTTGCAGTTGGTAGGAATGTATATGATGGGATATCATCTTCCAAGATCTTATTATATTCTCTATCTGCTGATTTTACTTCCACTGATGATGGCGGGAAGGTTTTCGTATCGACTGCTCCGAATTTTTAAACAGAGAGTATATACAGATCGTCTGGAAAAACCGATTATTACAATGGTAATCGAGGCTGGGGATGCAGGAACTCTGATTATTAAAGAACTGCAGTCCAGTTATCATCTGAGCAACAAAGTAGTCTGTATTATTGATGATAATCCGCAGAAAAAGAATACAAAATTGCTCGGTATTCCGATTGTCGGAGGCAGGGAAGAAATTCTGAATGCGGTAAAGCATTATAAAGTGCAGGAAATTATCGTGGCGATTCCAACCATGCATCCAAAAGATAAAAAAGAACTGCTGGAATGCTGCAAGGACAGCGGCTGTAAGCTAAGAATTCTTCCGGGAGTTTATCAGTTAATTAATGAAGAGGTCAGTATCGCGAAGCTGCGGGAAGTTGAGATTGAGGATCTTCTGGGAAGAGATCCGGTGGAGACAAACCTGGAATCGGTATTACAATATGTACAGAATAAAAGAGTATTGATTACCGGCGGGGGTGGTTCTATTGGAAGTGAACTCTGCCGACAGATTGCTGCGCATCATCCGGCGCTGCTGATAGTTGTGGATATTTATGAAAATTCAGTATATGATATTCAACAGGAACTGAAGAGAGATTACCCGGAGCTGAATCTGGTAGTCCTGATCGGGTCAGTAAGAAATACTCACAGAATAAACAGTATTTTTGAAAAGTATCATCCGGAACTGGTGTATCATGCAGCTGCTCATAAACATGTACCGTTGATGGAAAGCAGTCCTAATGAGGCAATCAAAAATAATGTGTTTGGAACACTGAATACGGCAAAGGCGGCATCAGAAAATGGATGCAGACGTTTTATACTGATATCTACAGATAAAGCGGTCAATCCTACAAATATTATGGGAGCCTCTAAAAGAATCTGTGAGATGATCATACAGACATTGAATATGACCAGCAAAACAGAATTTGTTGCTGTTCGTTTTGGAAATGTGTTAGGAAGTAACGGAAGTGTGATTCCACTGTTTCGAAAGCAGATAGAGGAGGGCGGCCCCGTTACAGTGACAGATAAAAATATTATCCGATATTTTATGACGATTCCGGAGGCAGTATCTCTGGTATTACAGGCTGGAGCGTATGCTAAGGGTGGAGAGATTTTTGTGCTGGATATGGGTGAACCTATGCGGATAGATGATCTGGCACGAAATTTGATAAAATTGTCTGGACTCAAACCAGATGAAGATATTAAGATTGAATATACAGGGCTTCGCCCGGGAGAAAAATTGTATGAAGAACTTCTGATGGCAGAAGAAGGGTTACAAAAAACAGCGCATGAAAAAATATTCATTGGAAAGCCTCTGGAATTTGACCGGGAAGAATTTTTGAAACAGTTGCAGGAGTTGAAAAAAGAGGCTTATCAGGATGGAGAACATATTCGGGAATCTGTAAGGGCAATCGTGAGTACATACAGATATCAGTAA
- a CDS encoding Rpn family recombination-promoting nuclease/putative transposase, with the protein MGKVDTVTKAYMRKNNIFADAFNYLIYEGKPVVDPERLRELDTTEIALPFGSQEKENGQSDDLVQKYRDILKSAVVMQEDEVAYILLGIENQTDIHYAMPVRNMIYDALQYGKQVADTAANHRKSDKSFRKRTSGEYLSGFYKEDVLKPVVTLVIHFGADEWDAPLSLHEMMGSQNEKLMHYVQDYRIHLIDPAKLTEKDLKKFTSSLREVIEYIKYSKDKEKLSRILKGNSRMLIDREAALVIKAITNTAIEISEKEEKIDMCKAIDDMLSEREARGEIRGIEIGELRMLVKQVKRGRLTIEEAAEDVAMSVEKFRNVTDDMLKEG; encoded by the coding sequence ATGGGAAAGGTGGATACAGTCACCAAGGCCTATATGAGAAAAAACAACATTTTTGCAGATGCATTTAATTACCTGATCTATGAGGGAAAACCGGTCGTTGATCCGGAACGGCTGAGAGAACTTGATACAACAGAGATTGCCCTGCCGTTTGGTTCGCAGGAAAAGGAAAATGGGCAGTCGGATGATCTGGTTCAGAAGTATCGTGATATTTTGAAATCCGCAGTTGTGATGCAGGAAGATGAGGTCGCATATATCCTGCTTGGAATCGAGAATCAGACAGACATCCACTATGCGATGCCTGTCCGGAATATGATATACGATGCCCTACAATACGGAAAGCAGGTCGCAGATACTGCTGCGAATCACAGAAAAAGTGATAAGAGTTTCAGAAAACGTACAAGTGGGGAATATTTATCCGGATTTTACAAAGAGGATGTATTAAAACCTGTAGTCACGCTTGTGATACATTTTGGAGCGGACGAATGGGATGCGCCGTTATCGTTACATGAGATGATGGGAAGCCAGAACGAAAAACTGATGCACTATGTCCAGGATTACCGGATCCATCTGATCGACCCGGCGAAGCTTACCGAAAAGGATCTGAAAAAGTTTACGTCCAGTCTGCGGGAAGTGATAGAGTATATTAAATATTCGAAAGATAAAGAAAAATTATCGAGAATCTTAAAAGGCAATTCACGGATGCTGATAGACCGTGAGGCAGCGCTGGTGATAAAAGCAATCACGAATACAGCGATAGAAATTTCAGAAAAAGAGGAGAAGATTGATATGTGTAAAGCAATTGATGATATGCTGAGCGAGAGAGAGGCTAGAGGAGAGATAAGGGGGATTGAGATCGGAGAACTCCGGATGCTGGTTAAACAGGTAAAAAGGGGACGGCTAACGATAGAGGAAGCGGCTGAAGATGTAGCAATGAGCGTGGAAAAGTTCAGAAATGTGACAGATGATATGTTGAAGGAAGGTTAG
- the srtB gene encoding class B sortase: MSTGRKVLFCLFAILFVGALTYGGLYIHSQREREKVYQDMETEKDPVETEEEKVQMTETEDIAQEETVKPDIPVDFEKLQKENPDIYAWITIPDTEIDYPVLQSESDDTYYLNHTVEKKKGLPGSIYSESQNRKDFSDPNTVLYGHNMKNGSMFAGLHKFSDEDYMTEHQKVIIYTPEHILTYKVFAAVVYDNRHILNCFDYSKISGKEEFLQSLKDSRNLSNIYIDTNIDEGDRLLTLSTCNSNTEQRFIVEAVLTDEQ; encoded by the coding sequence ATGAGTACAGGACGTAAAGTGCTGTTTTGTCTGTTTGCGATACTTTTTGTCGGTGCGCTTACTTATGGAGGTTTATATATCCATTCGCAGAGAGAACGGGAAAAAGTGTATCAGGATATGGAAACAGAAAAAGACCCTGTAGAAACAGAAGAAGAAAAAGTACAGATGACGGAAACAGAAGATATTGCACAGGAAGAAACTGTAAAACCGGATATTCCGGTGGATTTTGAAAAACTCCAGAAAGAGAATCCGGATATTTATGCATGGATTACGATTCCGGATACAGAGATTGATTATCCGGTTTTACAAAGTGAATCAGACGATACCTATTACCTTAATCATACGGTAGAAAAAAAGAAAGGACTTCCTGGTTCTATATACAGTGAAAGCCAGAATCGAAAGGATTTTTCAGATCCTAATACAGTTTTATATGGACATAATATGAAGAATGGTTCCATGTTTGCAGGGCTTCATAAATTTTCAGACGAAGATTATATGACAGAACATCAGAAAGTAATCATTTATACACCAGAACATATTCTGACCTATAAAGTTTTTGCAGCTGTAGTTTATGATAACAGACATATTTTGAATTGTTTTGATTATTCGAAAATATCTGGAAAGGAAGAGTTTTTGCAGAGCTTAAAAGACTCCAGAAATTTGTCAAATATATATATTGATACAAATATAGATGAAGGGGACAGACTTCTGACATTATCTACCTGTAACAGTAATACAGAGCAGAGATTTATCGTAGAAGCAGTATTGACAGATGAGCAATAG
- a CDS encoding YveK family protein codes for MKENMYDEDTIDLLELARVLLKKWWLILLSAVFGGALALLVTITMINPQYQSNAMLYILSKTTTVTSLADLQLGSELTADFEVIAKSKPVLDSAIEKLKTESDKKFTRDELNQMLSVSNKSDTRILVISATSTDPTDASLVANAVAEATAEQMAYIMKSDEPTTVEKAEVESTPVSPSLKKNLLMGILAGMVLACGVLVVGYLMNDTINTEDDIKRYLDAPTLIIIPAEKGLAKKEKRRRK; via the coding sequence ATGAAAGAGAATATGTACGATGAGGATACAATAGATCTTCTGGAACTTGCTCGTGTATTGTTGAAAAAATGGTGGCTGATTTTATTATCGGCTGTTTTTGGCGGAGCACTTGCATTGCTGGTTACAATAACAATGATCAATCCACAGTATCAGTCTAATGCAATGCTGTACATTCTTTCGAAGACAACGACAGTAACTTCTCTGGCTGATCTACAGTTGGGTAGTGAGCTGACAGCTGACTTTGAAGTGATTGCAAAAAGTAAACCGGTATTGGACAGTGCGATTGAAAAACTGAAAACGGAAAGTGATAAAAAATTTACCAGAGATGAACTGAATCAGATGCTTTCTGTGAGTAATAAATCAGATACACGTATTCTGGTGATTTCAGCTACCAGTACAGATCCGACAGACGCAAGTCTTGTAGCTAATGCAGTAGCAGAAGCTACTGCTGAGCAGATGGCATACATTATGAAATCAGATGAACCGACAACAGTGGAAAAGGCGGAAGTGGAAAGCACACCGGTAAGTCCGAGCCTCAAGAAAAATCTTCTCATGGGAATTCTGGCAGGTATGGTACTTGCATGTGGTGTTCTGGTGGTGGGCTACCTGATGAACGATACTATTAATACAGAAGATGATATCAAACGTTATCTGGATGCGCCTACGCTTATTATAATCCCGGCAGAAAAAGGTCTTGCTAAAAAAGAAAAACGAAGACGGAAATAA
- a CDS encoding immunoglobulin-like domain-containing protein — protein sequence MDNGRGKKWLVALLAVITVAAVGACLYLVMNRDKTPPVISIADDGFIYNQSMSRTDLLAGVTAQDDRDGDVTDQIVVEQVTVSEDGATASITYAVTDNSKNVAKKVREVPCSDEVTQQTAEESVQEEQETETTTETTDNTEADVQDEETEPQTNPEAPVITLTDKEITVEKNSSFTVLKYVKEITDDKDTQKRLYNNIEVKGHVDISTSGEYDLIYFVTDSDGNRSNEAELKVTVQ from the coding sequence ATGGATAACGGACGAGGCAAAAAATGGTTAGTTGCTTTGTTAGCAGTAATTACTGTAGCTGCTGTTGGAGCATGTCTGTATCTGGTTATGAACAGGGATAAGACCCCGCCTGTGATTTCAATTGCAGATGATGGATTTATATATAACCAGAGTATGAGCAGAACAGATTTACTTGCAGGAGTAACTGCGCAGGATGACCGTGACGGTGATGTAACTGATCAGATTGTGGTAGAACAGGTAACGGTTAGTGAGGATGGTGCAACGGCAAGTATTACATATGCAGTAACAGATAACAGCAAAAACGTTGCTAAAAAAGTAAGAGAAGTACCTTGTAGTGATGAAGTGACTCAGCAAACAGCAGAAGAGTCTGTACAGGAAGAACAGGAGACAGAGACAACTACAGAAACAACAGATAATACGGAAGCAGATGTCCAGGATGAGGAAACAGAACCGCAGACTAATCCGGAAGCACCGGTAATTACATTGACAGATAAAGAAATAACAGTAGAGAAAAATTCCAGTTTTACAGTTCTGAAATATGTAAAAGAAATTACGGATGATAAAGATACTCAGAAGCGACTGTATAATAATATTGAAGTAAAAGGACATGTAGATATATCGACATCTGGTGAGTATGATCTGATATATTTTGTGACTGATAGTGATGGAAACCGCTCCAATGAAGCAGAGCTGAAAGTGACTGTACAGTAG
- a CDS encoding CpsD/CapB family tyrosine-protein kinase — translation MNKLFINEDEIMSQQAREAFRSFRSNIEFTGVDNRAIVITSCLPADGKSTVSLRLAMTFAESEKKTVLVDADMRRSVLMRRVRAEGDNTSVGLSHVLSGQKSVTEALYETNLKNLYVIPSGKFPTNSTELLGNSRFEELIIALKKTFDYVIVDTPPLGSVVDAAVAAKRCDGSVLVISEGKDSRKMAKSVLEQLKAANSNFLGVAMNNVEVRKNSYYYKRYYNYYSHDKSMKED, via the coding sequence GTGAATAAACTGTTTATAAACGAAGATGAAATAATGAGCCAGCAGGCAAGAGAAGCATTTCGTAGTTTTCGAAGTAATATTGAGTTTACCGGTGTGGATAACAGAGCAATCGTGATTACCAGCTGTCTTCCGGCAGATGGAAAAAGTACAGTTTCATTACGTCTTGCTATGACTTTTGCGGAGTCTGAGAAAAAGACTGTGCTGGTAGACGCAGATATGCGCCGTTCTGTTCTGATGCGGAGAGTTCGAGCAGAAGGAGACAATACATCAGTTGGACTCAGCCATGTGCTTTCTGGACAAAAAAGTGTTACAGAGGCACTTTACGAAACTAATTTAAAAAATTTGTATGTGATTCCATCGGGAAAATTCCCGACAAATTCGACAGAGCTTCTTGGAAATTCCAGATTTGAAGAACTGATTATTGCATTGAAAAAGACATTTGATTATGTAATCGTGGATACACCGCCGCTTGGAAGCGTGGTTGATGCGGCAGTTGCTGCCAAACGATGTGATGGAAGTGTTTTGGTTATTTCCGAGGGAAAAGATTCCAGAAAAATGGCAAAAAGCGTACTGGAACAGTTAAAGGCGGCAAATTCGAATTTTCTTGGAGTTGCAATGAATAATGTAGAAGTTCGAAAAAATAGTTATTATTATAAACGGTATTACAATTATTATAGCCACGATAAAAGTATGAAGGAGGACTAG
- a CDS encoding YecA family protein: MELREDILQELKEQKQKAIYNQEEWLANELWCLIEVYNIHKNYLAMFQLLKSGKYEEAWRVMNRIDISMGNLRINFGEGMNHYNLTFINQIIKYYEKVFPDFVYTSREGIIKSEKCSICGEKVSLRGGCSHVPGKLYMGELCLREVTDYEIIGVAIVKHPLDKYAILKLEGQEYNYQVLDYLMRKLDSPFRPWYIEELKRKRPEFMNVGRNEKCPCGSGNKYKRCCYNTPKEYGLHYRITLLGGEKMKEEAIEYSGRWVEKQAIK, from the coding sequence ATGGAATTGAGAGAAGATATTCTGCAGGAATTAAAGGAACAAAAACAGAAAGCCATATATAATCAGGAAGAATGGTTGGCTAATGAATTATGGTGTCTGATAGAAGTATATAACATACACAAAAATTATCTTGCTATGTTTCAACTGTTGAAATCAGGTAAATATGAAGAAGCATGGCGGGTGATGAATCGAATTGATATATCAATGGGAAATCTCAGAATAAATTTTGGCGAGGGGATGAATCATTATAATTTGACGTTTATTAATCAAATTATAAAATATTATGAGAAGGTATTTCCGGACTTTGTATATACGAGCAGGGAAGGGATTATCAAGTCAGAAAAGTGTTCTATTTGTGGAGAAAAAGTATCATTACGAGGGGGATGCAGTCATGTCCCGGGGAAATTGTATATGGGGGAGCTATGTTTAAGAGAAGTAACAGATTATGAGATCATTGGCGTGGCAATCGTTAAGCATCCATTAGATAAATATGCTATATTAAAGCTGGAGGGGCAGGAGTATAATTATCAAGTATTGGATTATTTAATGAGAAAATTAGATAGTCCATTTAGACCATGGTATATAGAAGAATTAAAGAGAAAACGACCGGAGTTTATGAACGTTGGGAGAAATGAAAAGTGTCCCTGCGGTTCAGGAAACAAATATAAAAGGTGTTGTTATAACACTCCCAAAGAATACGGTCTTCATTATAGGATCACTTTGCTGGGTGGTGAAAAAATGAAAGAAGAAGCTATCGAATATTCAGGAAGATGGGTAGAAAAACAAGCGATAAAATAA